A window from Podospora bellae-mahoneyi strain CBS 112042 chromosome 1 map unlocalized CBS112042p_1, whole genome shotgun sequence encodes these proteins:
- the arc1 gene encoding ARP2/3 actin-organizing complex subunit Sop2 (COG:Z; EggNog:ENOG503NU7A; BUSCO:EOG09262VPD) gives MSAPEVHHLFHNPIADHSFSADRQTLAIARDTTVELYGRVGNSFKLKDELKGHDKTVTSIDIAPNSGRIVTCSQDRNALVWEPTPQGYKPTLVLLRINRAATFVRWSPNETKFAVGSGDRLIAICYFEEENDWWVSKHLKKPIRSTITTVAWHPNSVLLAAGSTDAHARVLSSFIKGVDARPEPTAWGERLPFNTICGEYLNNSAGWIHSVAFSPSGDALAFAAHDSSITVVYPSAPEQPPRAVVTINTQLLPFMSLIWNGEAEIIAAGYDCEAFRFKGGLNGWQLSGTIEAKSRPGLGDAREESALNMFKQMDLKGKVKDDTQLKTVHQNTVTMLRPYETSGDAVAKFSSSGVDGRLVIWNV, from the exons atgtcGGCCCCCGAAGTCCACCACCTTTTCCACAATCCCATTGCGGATCACTCGTTCTCAGCTGACCGCCAAACGCTGGCCATTGCGCGCGACACCACTGTCGAGCTCTACGGAAGGGTCGGGAATAGCTTCAAACTCAAGGATGAGCTCAAGGGCCACGACAAGACTGTGACCAGCATTGATATTGCCCCCAACTCAGGACGCATTGTTACCTGCTCTCAGG ATCGCAATGCCCTCGTGTGGGAGCCTACCCCCCAAGGCTATAAGCCGACCCTCGTCCTCCTGCGCATCAACCGAGCTGCCACCTTTGTACGCTGGTCGCCGAACGAGACCAAGTTTGCGGTTGGATCTGGTGACAGACTGATCGCGATCTGCTATTTcgaggaggaaaatgacTGGTGGGTCTCGAAGCACTTGAAGAAGCCGATTCGCAGTACCATCACCACTGTCGCATGGCATCCCAATTCGGTCCTTCTTGCCGCTGGCTCTACCGATGCCCATGCGCGCGTCTTGTCCAGCTTCATCAAGGGCGTCGACGCCAGGCCAGAGCCCACCGCCTGGGGTGAGAGATTGcccttcaacaccatctgTGGCGAGTACTTGAACAACTCGGCTGGTTGGATTCACTCTGTGGCTTTCTCCCCCAGCGGAGATGCTCTCGCCTTTGCCGCACatgacagcagcatcacTGTTGTGTATCCAAGCGCTCCTGAGCAGCCGCCCAGGGCTGttgtcaccatcaacacccagctGCTCCCCTTTATGAGCCTCATCTGGAATGGAGAGGCTGAGATCATTGCCGCCGGATATGACTGCGAGGCTTTCCGGTTCAAGGGTGGTCTTAATGGCTGGCAGCTGAGCGGAACGATTGAGGCCAAGAGCCGCCCTGGTCTTGGTGATGCCCGGGAAGAGTCCGCGCTCAACATGTTTAAGCAGATGGATCTGAAGGGCAAGGTCAAAGATGACACCCAGCTCAAGACAGTCCATCAAAACACCGTCACAATGCTGCGTCCCTACGAAACCTCTGGTGATGCCGTTGCTAAGTTTAGTT CAAGCGGCGTGGACGGGCGCCTTGTTATTTGGAACGTTTAA
- a CDS encoding uncharacterized protein (COG:A; EggNog:ENOG503P2RV), protein MATRALPPGLPAKVASVPPNQTLYVTNLPSNKIQKEDLRTALYMLFSTYGAVLDVVALKTMKMRGQAHIVYKDIQTATQAMRSLNGFEFFGRELKISYAKSKSNIIAKLDGTFKPPAASTAAQVEVTDLQQSIFNAPLPGASANVTSRGLPPKPSASDHAMPDAAAETRGTKRPREEEKKEEESDSDAEMELEDDSDDE, encoded by the exons ATGGCTACACGCGCACTCCCTCCTGGCCTCCCAGCCAAGGTCGCTTCAGTGCCGCCAAACCAAACCCTCTATGTCACGAACCTCCCATCCAACAAGATTCAGAAGGAGGACCTTAGGACAGCACTCTACATGCTATTCTCGACATATGGCGCCGTATTAGATGTGGTGGCGCTCAAGACAATGAAGATGCGCGGCCAGGCTCACATCGTGTACAAAGATATTCAGACGGCCACGCAGGCCATGCGGTCGTTGAATGGGTTCGAGTTTTTTGGACGGGAGCTG AAAATCTCCTATGCAAAGTCCAAGtccaacatcatcgccaagCTCGACGGTACTTTCAAACCACCTGCAGCTTCGACGGCAGCCCAGGTCGAGGTTACCGACCTCCAGCAGAGCATCTTCAACGCTCCTCTACCAGGGGCGTCTGCAAATGTGACCTCCCGCGGCCTTCCCCCCAAGCCATCCGCGTCTGATCATGCCATGCCTGACGCCGCTGCTGAAACGCGCGGGACAAAACGGCcaagggaagaggagaagaaagaagaagagagcgaCTCGGATGCAGAGATGGAACTGGAGGATGATAGCGACGATGAATGA
- the MNS1 gene encoding mannosyl-oligosaccharide alpha-1,2-mannosidase (CAZy:GH47; COG:G; EggNog:ENOG503NUIH), with amino-acid sequence MNVRDPFNIRGLNRDPTANWRPKRNTTTHDTSNITTTLQNVIRTAAAETERLRDKASEVLEASTSLLPTTNTPTNTTEIRFSSEPGVGDQEEEDMSSFSIPKNVPSFSNPQRQYEDRLWAAATNKNSKPGNILSGVQDIISGGNRAALPMYKDKPYMYPPGRGGYGGGGGGFRPRRKRTLGLLLLVVAGLVWWSGVFSGEQQGAVVSGWGWWGQDTGRSRANWLKRRERVVEAMELSWDAYERYAWGMDEFHPESKTGKQMVPKGLGWIIIDSLDTLMLMNLTSRLSHAREWLAKDLTWEQDEYVNTFETTIRMLGGLLSAHYLSTTFPQLAPISDDDPGKPGEDLYLEKAKDLADRLMAAFDSPSGIPYASVNLKEFKGIISHADSGASSTAETTTLQLEFKYLAKLTGEKDFWDKAEKVIQLVDDNGAQDGLVPIFIFATTGKFHGENIRLGSRGDSYYEYLIKQYLQTNKKEPIYQEMWDEALQGVRKHLITYTEPSQFTIIGERPSGLNNELSPKMDHLVCFMPGTIALAATGGLTEKEARGLPTWTDKNEADMQLARELMHTCWGMYKYMATGLAAEITYFNLPKEPLPASAPHQAPAEFDPDPEAEWRKDFDVKPQDSHNLQRPETVESLFYMWRITGEEKYRDWGWEMFKSFMNYTAVEDGGGFTSLSNANIIPPQTRDNMESFWLAETLKYFYLLFSPNDLLPLDKIVFNTEAHPFPRFDMGPLFSTGWKRKPRDAAGKIVE; translated from the coding sequence ATGAACGTTCGAGACCCATTTAACATCCGCGGTCTGAATCGGGATCCCACTGCCAACTGGAGACCAAAgagaaacaccaccacccacgaCACCAgtaacatcaccaccaccctccaaaacGTAATCCgaaccgccgccgccgagacTGAGCGCCTTCGCGACAAGGCGAGCGAGGTGCTGGAAGCTAGTACCTCCCTTTTGCCGACAACGAACACACCCACGAACACAACCGAGATACGATTCTCCTCCGAACCGGGCGttggagatcaagaagaagaggataTGTCTTCCTTCTCGATACCAAAAAATGTCCCTTCCTTTAGCAACCCACAACGCCAGTACGAAGACCGCTTATGGGCCGCGGCTACAAACAAGAATAGCAAGCCGGGGAATATTTTGAGCGGGGTGCAAGATATCATTTCGGGAGGGAATCGTGCTGCGTTGCCGATGTATAAAGATAAGCCGTATATGTACCCCCCAGGACGGGGCGGgtatggtgggggaggagggggatttaGACctaggaggaagaggacgttggggttgttgttgcttgttgTGGCTGGGTTAGTTTGGTGGTCGGGTGTGTTTTCTGGGGAGCAGCAGGGTGCGGTTGTGagcggatggggatggtggggacaGGATACGGGGAGGAGTAGGGCGAAttggttgaagaggagggagagggtggtggaggctaTGGAGTTGAGTTGGGATGCGTATGAGAGGTATGCTTGGGGGATGGACGAGTTTCATCCGGAGTCCAAGACAGGGAAGCAGATGGTGCcgaaggggttggggtggattATCATTGATTCGTTGGATACGCTCATGTTGATGAACTTGACCAGCCGGTTATCGCATGCAAGGGAGTGGTTGGCGAAGGATTTGACGTGGGAGCAGGATGAGTATGTGAACACGTTTGAGACGACGATTCGCATGTTGGGAGGGTTACTTTCGGCGCATTACCTCTCGACCACGTTTCCACAGTTGGCGCCCATTTCAGATGACGACCCTGGGAAGCCTGGGGAGGATTTGTacttggagaaggcgaaggacTTGGCTGACAGACTGATGGCTGCGTTTGACTCGCCTTCTGGGATTCCATACGCCAGTGTCAACTTGAAAGAGTTTAAGGGCATTATTTCACATGCTGACTCGGGTGCTTCATCCACGGCCGAGACAACGACTCTGCAGCTCGAGTTCAAGTATCTCGCGAAACTAACGGGCGAGAAGGATTTCTGGGACAAGGCGGAAAAGGTCATCCAGCTGGTGGACGACAATGGCGCTCAGGATGGATTGGTGCCCATTTTCATCTTTGCTACAACGGGCAAATTTCATGGCGAGAACATCAGATTGGGCAGTCGTGGCGACTCGTACTACGAATATCTCATCAAGCAGTATTTGCAgaccaacaagaaggagcCAATTTATCAGGAGATGTGGGATGAGGCGCTGCAGGGCGTCCGGAAACACCTGATCACTTACACGGAGCCGTCGCAGTTTACCATCATTGGCGAGCGCCCAAGCGGGTTGAACAATGAACTTTCACCCAAGATGGACCACCTCGTCTGCTTTATGCCCGGAACAATTGCTCTGGCGGCCACGGGTGGGCTGACCGAAAAGGAGGCCAGGGGCTTGCCCACATGGACCGACAAGAATGAGGCCGATATGCAGCTCGCACGGGAACTTATGCACACGTGCTGGGGCATGTACAAGTACATGGCGACCGGCCTTGCCGCTGAGATTACTTACTTCAACCTGCCTAAGGAACCACTTCCGGCATCGGCTCCCCACCAGGCGCCCGCCGAATTCGACCCCGATCCGGAGGCCGAGTGGCGCAAGGATTTTGACGTGAAGCCGCAAGACAGTCATAACCTGCAGCGCCCAGAGACGGTCGAGAGTCTGTTCTACATGTGGCGAATCACCGGCGAGGAAAAGTATCGTGATTGGGGCTGGGAGATGTTCAAGAGCTTCATGAACTACACAGCggtcgaggatggcggcgggTTCACCAGCTTGTCCAATGCCAACATCATCCCTCCTCAGACGAGGGACAATATGGAGAGTTTCTGGCTGGCGGAGACGCTCAAGTACTTTTACTTGCTGTTCTCGCCGAATGACCTACTACCGCTCGACAAGATTGTTTTCAATACGGAGGCGCATCCTTTCCCAAGATTCGATATGGGGCCGTT